The following are encoded in a window of Kitasatospora sp. NBC_01250 genomic DNA:
- the fbaA gene encoding class II fructose-bisphosphate aldolase, translating to MPIATPEAYNEMLDRAKAGKFAYPAINVTSSQTLHAALRGFAEAESDGIIQISTGGAEFLGGQHSKDMVTGAVALAEFAHIVAAKYDVTIALHTDHCPKDKLDGYVRPLLAVSAERVAKGLNPLFQSHMWDGSAETLADNLAIAEELLAQARAAKIILEVEITPTGGEEDGVSHEINDNLYTSVNDVVRTAEALGLGEKGRYLLAASFGNVHGVYKPGNVVLRPELLRELQDAIGAQYGKKDPFDFVFHGGSGSSDEEIATALENGVVKMNLDTDTQYAFTRPVVDHMFRNYDGVLKVDGEVGKKNTYDPRTWGKLAEAGMAARVVEATKALRSAGTRLK from the coding sequence ATGCCTATCGCAACTCCCGAGGCCTACAACGAGATGCTCGACCGGGCCAAGGCGGGCAAGTTCGCCTACCCGGCCATCAACGTCACCTCGTCGCAGACCCTGCACGCGGCGCTGCGCGGTTTCGCCGAGGCGGAGAGTGACGGCATCATCCAGATCTCCACCGGCGGTGCCGAGTTCCTCGGTGGCCAGCACAGCAAGGACATGGTGACCGGCGCCGTCGCGCTGGCCGAGTTCGCCCACATCGTGGCCGCGAAGTACGACGTCACCATCGCGCTGCACACCGACCACTGCCCCAAGGACAAGCTGGACGGCTACGTCCGCCCGCTGCTGGCGGTCTCCGCCGAGCGCGTCGCCAAGGGCCTGAACCCGCTCTTCCAGTCGCACATGTGGGACGGCTCGGCCGAAACCCTGGCCGACAACCTGGCCATCGCCGAGGAGCTGCTGGCCCAGGCCCGCGCCGCCAAGATCATCCTCGAGGTCGAGATCACCCCGACCGGTGGCGAGGAGGACGGCGTCTCGCACGAGATCAACGACAACCTCTACACCTCGGTCAACGACGTGGTGCGCACCGCCGAGGCGCTCGGCCTGGGCGAGAAGGGCCGCTACCTGCTGGCCGCCTCCTTCGGCAACGTGCACGGCGTGTACAAGCCGGGCAACGTCGTGCTCCGCCCCGAGCTGCTGCGCGAGCTGCAGGACGCGATCGGCGCGCAGTACGGCAAGAAGGACCCGTTCGACTTCGTCTTCCACGGCGGCTCGGGCTCCTCGGACGAGGAGATCGCCACCGCGCTGGAGAACGGCGTGGTCAAGATGAACCTGGACACCGACACCCAGTACGCCTTCACCCGCCCGGTCGTGGACCACATGTTCCGCAACTACGACGGCGTCCTGAAGGTCGACGGCGAGGTCGGCAAGAAGAACACCTACGACCCGCGCACCTGGGGCAAGCTGGCCGAGGCCGGCATGGCCGCCCGCGTGGTCGAGGCCACCAAGGCGCTGCGCTCGGCCGGCACCCGCCTGAAGTGA